A single genomic interval of Bradyrhizobium japonicum USDA 6 harbors:
- a CDS encoding hydrogen peroxide-inducible genes activator: MVNVTMRQLRYFDALARHGHFGRAAEASSISQPALSMQIKELEEALGGLLLERSARQVALTRFGEELAPRVRDILRSVDELGDFARASQDRFAGRLRIGMIPTIAPYLLPKITKNLTRMHPELDIRVRETMTPRLIQELVEGRLDTAIVALPVSEPSLTEVALFDEKFLLVRPGSDEGTPVPSREMMREMRLLLLEEGHCFRDQALSFCNMQSAPPREMLDANSLSTLVQMVSAGIGVTLIPEMAVSVETRSASVSLSRFRDPEPSRTIGMVWRKTSPLARQLLQISEVVCLSAGKARPRQATRGQRG; this comes from the coding sequence ATGGTCAACGTGACGATGCGCCAGCTCAGATATTTCGACGCGCTGGCGCGTCACGGCCATTTCGGCCGCGCGGCGGAGGCAAGCTCGATCTCCCAGCCGGCCCTGTCGATGCAGATCAAGGAACTGGAGGAGGCGCTCGGCGGCCTGCTGCTGGAGCGCAGCGCCCGGCAGGTGGCGCTGACCCGGTTCGGCGAGGAGCTCGCGCCGCGCGTCCGCGACATCCTGCGCTCGGTCGATGAGCTCGGCGATTTCGCGCGCGCCTCGCAGGACCGCTTTGCGGGCCGGCTGCGGATCGGCATGATCCCGACGATCGCGCCCTATCTGCTGCCCAAGATCACCAAGAATCTGACGCGCATGCATCCGGAGCTCGACATCCGCGTGCGCGAGACGATGACGCCGCGGCTGATCCAGGAACTGGTGGAAGGCCGGCTCGACACGGCCATCGTCGCACTGCCGGTGTCCGAGCCTTCGCTCACCGAGGTCGCGCTGTTCGACGAAAAATTCCTGCTGGTGCGACCGGGCTCCGACGAAGGCACACCGGTGCCATCGCGCGAGATGATGCGCGAGATGCGGCTGCTGCTGCTCGAAGAGGGGCACTGCTTCCGCGATCAGGCGCTGTCGTTCTGCAACATGCAATCGGCGCCGCCGCGCGAGATGCTGGATGCGAATTCGCTGTCGACGCTGGTCCAGATGGTCAGCGCCGGAATCGGCGTCACCTTGATCCCGGAAATGGCGGTGTCGGTGGAGACGCGATCGGCCTCGGTCTCGCTGTCGCGCTTCCGCGATCCCGAGCCCTCGCGCACCATCGGCATGGTCTGGCGCAAGACCAGCCCGCTGGCGCGGCAGCTGCTGCAGATCTCCGAGGTGGTGTGCCTGTCGGCCGGTAAGGCGCGCCCGCGGCAGGCCACGCGCGGCCAACGTGGCTAG
- a CDS encoding glutathione S-transferase family protein yields the protein MIKLYWSPRSRSFTTLWLMEESGLPYERVLTDISTGAQKAPDYLKVNPMGKVPALSDGDAALGEAAAICAYIADRYPEAKLAPAVTDPRRARYLQWLFFSPGCIEPAIIQIFTKIEIPTSTAAWGSATQVFDVLEAALAKGPWILGEEFSAADVTVGSGLNFAVRLFKMVPSRPAFDAYLARCMARPAFQRAEQIAAG from the coding sequence ATGATCAAGCTCTATTGGTCGCCACGCTCGCGCTCGTTCACGACGCTCTGGCTGATGGAAGAGAGCGGCCTGCCCTATGAGCGCGTGCTGACCGACATCTCGACCGGTGCGCAGAAAGCGCCGGATTATTTGAAGGTTAATCCGATGGGCAAGGTGCCGGCGCTCAGCGACGGCGATGCCGCGCTCGGCGAAGCCGCTGCGATCTGCGCCTATATCGCCGACCGCTATCCCGAAGCGAAGCTCGCGCCCGCGGTAACCGATCCGCGTCGTGCGCGCTATCTGCAATGGCTGTTCTTTTCGCCGGGCTGCATCGAGCCTGCCATCATCCAGATCTTCACCAAGATCGAGATCCCGACCTCGACGGCGGCCTGGGGCAGCGCCACGCAGGTGTTCGACGTGCTGGAAGCTGCGCTCGCGAAGGGACCGTGGATTCTCGGCGAGGAATTTTCGGCCGCCGACGTCACGGTCGGCTCCGGCCTGAACTTCGCGGTCCGCCTGTTCAAGATGGTGCCGTCACGCCCGGCCTTCGATGCCTATCTCGCGCGCTGCATGGCGCGGCCGGCGTTCCAGCGGGCGGAGCAGATCGCGGCGGGGTGA